In one Saimiri boliviensis isolate mSaiBol1 chromosome 21, mSaiBol1.pri, whole genome shotgun sequence genomic region, the following are encoded:
- the LOC101049565 gene encoding protein DGCR6, whose protein sequence is MDRYAGALEEVADGTRQQERHYQLLSALQSLVKELPSSFQQRLSYTTLSDLALALLDGTVFEIVQGLLEIQHLTEKSLYNQRLRLQNEHRVLRQALRQKHQEAQQACRPHNLPVLQAAQQRELEAVEHRIREEQRAMDRKIVLELDRKVADQQSTLEKAGVAGFYVTTNPQELMLQMNLLELIRKLQQRGCQAGKASLGLGGRWQPPAAQCDQEGSPVPP, encoded by the exons ATGGACCGCTATGCGGGCGCCTTGGAGGAGGTCGCGGACGGCACCCGGCAGCAAGAGCGACACTACCAGCTGCTGTCGGCGCTGCAGAGCCTGGTGAAGGAGTTGCCCAG CTCCTTCCAGCAGCGCCTGTCCTACACCACGCTCAGCGACCTGGCCCTGGCGCTTCTCGACGGCACCGTGTTCGAAATCGTGCAGGGGCTACTGGAGATCCAGCACCTCACCGAAAAGAGCCTGTACAACCAGCGCCTGCGTCTGCAGAACGAGCACCGAG TGCTCAGGCAGGCGCTGCGGCAGAAGCACCAGGAAGCCCAGCAGGCCTGCCGGCCCCACAACCTGCCTGTGCTCCAGGCGGCGCAGCAGCGAGAACTAGAG GCGGTGGAGCACCGGATCCGTGAGGAGCAGCGGGCAATGGACCGGAAGATCGTCCTGGAGCTGGACCGGAAGGTGGCTGACCAGCAGAGCACACTGGAGAAGGCGGGGGTGGCTGGCTTCTACGTGACCACCAACCCACAG GAGCTGATGCTGCAGATGAACCTGCTGGAGCTCATCCGGAAGCTGCAGCAGAGGGGCTGCCAGGCAGGAAAGGCATCCCTGGGACTGGGAGGTCGCTGGCAGCCGCCCGCTGCCCAGTGTGACCAGGAAGGCAGCCCTGTCCCACCATAG